The following are encoded in a window of Pseudomonas sp. St316 genomic DNA:
- the pdxJ gene encoding pyridoxine 5'-phosphate synthase, translated as MSTSNRILLGVNIDHVATLRQARGTRYPDPVKAALDAEEAGADGITVHLREDRRHIQERDVLLLKDVLQTRMNFEMGVTEEMMAFAERIRPAHICLVPETRQELTTEGGLDVAGQEARISLAVERLSKIGAEVSLFIDADERQIEAAKRVGAPAIELHTGRYADAETPTDVADELQRVADGVAFGLAQGLIVNAGHGLHYHNVEAVAAIKGINELNIGHALVAHALFVGFKSAVAEMKALILAAAKP; from the coding sequence GTGAGCACCAGCAATCGCATTCTTCTCGGCGTGAACATCGACCATGTTGCCACCCTGCGCCAGGCCCGCGGTACGCGTTACCCGGATCCGGTCAAGGCCGCACTGGACGCGGAAGAGGCGGGCGCCGACGGCATCACCGTGCACCTGCGTGAAGACCGTCGTCACATCCAGGAGCGAGACGTGCTGCTGCTCAAGGATGTGCTGCAAACCCGCATGAACTTCGAAATGGGCGTGACCGAAGAGATGATGGCGTTCGCCGAGCGCATCCGCCCAGCGCACATCTGCCTGGTGCCGGAGACTCGCCAGGAACTGACCACCGAAGGCGGCCTCGACGTGGCGGGGCAGGAGGCGCGGATCAGCTTGGCAGTGGAGCGCCTGTCGAAGATCGGCGCCGAGGTATCGCTGTTCATTGATGCCGACGAACGGCAAATCGAGGCGGCCAAGCGGGTCGGCGCGCCAGCCATCGAACTGCATACTGGCCGTTATGCCGATGCCGAAACACCAACGGATGTGGCCGATGAGCTGCAACGCGTGGCCGACGGCGTCGCCTTCGGCCTGGCCCAAGGTCTGATCGTCAACGCCGGCCACGGCCTGCACTATCACAACGTCGAGGCCGTCGCGGCCATCAAGGGCATCAACGAACTGAACATCGGCCATGCACTGGTGGCCCATGCGTTGTTCGTCGGATTCAAATCGGCGGTGGCGGAGATGAAAGCGCTGATCCTGGCTGCCGCCAAACCCTGA
- the mltF gene encoding membrane-bound lytic murein transglycosylase MltF: MFSPTALRPRYARWLIATGLFLVLSGCVEKPNTLERVKEDGVLRVVTRNSPATYFEDRNGETGFEYELVKRFADDLGVELKIETADNLDDLFSQIGKPNGPVLAAAGLVSSEQRKKQVRFSHSYLEVTPQVIYRNGQSRPTDAAALAGKKIMVLKGSTHAEQLAQLKQQYPGIEYEESDAVEVVDLLRMVDEGQIDLTLVDSNEVAMNQVYFPNVRVAFDLGDARSQSWALAPGDDNSLLNEINSYLDKVQKNGTLQRLKDRYYGHVDVLGYMGATTFAQHLQQRLPKYEQHFKAYAKQEKVDWRLLAAIGYQESLWQPAVTSKTGVRGLMMLTQNTAQAMGVSNRLDPKQSIMGGAKYLAYMKDQLDESIEEPDRTWFALAAYNVGSGHLDDARKLAAKEGLNPNKWLDVKKILPRLSQKQWYSKTRYGYARGGEPVHFVANIRRYYDILTWVTQPQLEGNQVAEGNLHVPGVDKSKPSTETPQL, from the coding sequence ATGTTTTCCCCAACGGCTTTGCGTCCGCGATATGCCAGATGGCTGATCGCAACCGGACTCTTCCTGGTGCTCAGTGGTTGTGTTGAGAAACCCAACACACTGGAGCGCGTAAAGGAGGATGGCGTGCTGCGGGTGGTTACCCGAAACAGCCCCGCCACCTACTTTGAGGATCGTAACGGTGAAACCGGCTTCGAATACGAGCTGGTGAAGCGTTTCGCCGACGATTTGGGGGTGGAACTGAAGATAGAGACCGCCGACAACCTCGACGACCTGTTCAGCCAGATCGGCAAGCCCAACGGCCCGGTATTGGCCGCCGCCGGCCTTGTCAGCAGCGAGCAGCGCAAGAAACAGGTGCGTTTTTCCCATTCCTACCTGGAAGTCACCCCGCAGGTCATCTACCGCAACGGCCAGTCACGCCCCACCGATGCCGCCGCCCTCGCCGGCAAGAAGATCATGGTACTCAAGGGCAGTACCCACGCCGAACAACTGGCCCAGTTGAAGCAGCAGTACCCGGGCATCGAGTACGAAGAGTCCGATGCGGTGGAAGTGGTCGACCTGCTGCGCATGGTCGATGAAGGCCAGATCGACCTGACCTTGGTGGATTCCAACGAAGTGGCGATGAACCAGGTGTACTTCCCCAACGTGCGCGTGGCCTTTGACCTGGGTGACGCCCGCAGCCAAAGCTGGGCGCTGGCCCCCGGCGACGACAACAGCCTGCTCAACGAGATCAACAGCTACCTCGACAAGGTGCAGAAGAACGGCACGCTGCAACGCCTCAAGGACCGCTATTACGGGCACGTCGATGTCCTCGGCTACATGGGCGCCACCACGTTCGCCCAGCATTTGCAGCAGCGGCTGCCCAAATACGAACAGCACTTCAAGGCCTACGCCAAGCAGGAAAAAGTCGATTGGCGCCTGCTGGCCGCGATTGGCTACCAGGAGTCGCTGTGGCAACCGGCGGTCACGTCCAAGACCGGCGTGCGCGGCCTGATGATGCTGACCCAGAACACCGCCCAGGCCATGGGCGTGTCCAACCGCCTGGATCCGAAGCAAAGCATCATGGGCGGCGCCAAGTACCTGGCCTACATGAAGGACCAACTGGATGAAAGCATCGAGGAGCCGGACCGCACCTGGTTCGCCCTCGCCGCCTATAACGTGGGCAGCGGTCACCTGGACGACGCCCGCAAACTGGCGGCCAAGGAAGGGCTGAACCCGAACAAGTGGCTGGACGTGAAGAAGATCCTGCCGCGCCTGTCCCAGAAGCAGTGGTACAGCAAGACCCGCTACGGCTACGCCCGGGGCGGCGAGCCGGTGCATTTCGTGGCGAACATCCGTCGCTACTACGACATCCTGACCTGGGTGACGCAGCCACAGCTTGAAGGCAACCAGGTGGCCGAGGGCAACCTGCACGTGCCGGGTGTCGACAAGAGCAAGCCCAGTACGGAAACACCGCAGCTCTGA